A stretch of Chitinophaga caeni DNA encodes these proteins:
- a CDS encoding putative zinc-binding metallopeptidase: MKYINSFIYITFIFVTPLLLCATALSAQSTAAHAGALLTGGKSLSLYERISAIEQRYSIQIHFSEFPIDTGRFAISAAPRETGAQKKLKTRHPYQNKDTTQVPNLVKPGERKTRFAYLQVADSIYRDSLLQIFSEEWEKYPPAFIRSIDIKNVYFVRNLQVYGQTRYAMPDGASNDLYYNTDYVGIRKESYLRHSLHHELYHLIEKQFFGDFYYVDATWASFNPPLFSYSTGGADAYAKQQFSKQVHPYKGFVSGYATSGLEEDKAEVFAYMMTGNQFLQLLRWSQDDIILAQKMAYMMGFTRGICREMDMEYFLKIHEIKTKQVSQPLLPNDIY, translated from the coding sequence ATGAAATATATCAATTCCTTTATTTATATAACTTTCATTTTTGTAACGCCTTTATTACTATGTGCCACGGCACTTTCGGCGCAATCTACGGCGGCTCATGCCGGGGCTCTCCTCACCGGGGGAAAGTCATTAAGCTTATATGAGAGGATTTCCGCAATAGAACAACGCTATAGTATTCAAATTCATTTCAGCGAGTTCCCAATTGATACGGGTAGGTTTGCAATATCGGCAGCTCCCAGGGAAACCGGGGCTCAAAAAAAATTAAAAACCAGGCACCCATATCAAAATAAGGATACTACGCAAGTTCCCAACCTGGTTAAACCGGGCGAACGGAAAACAAGGTTTGCTTACTTACAAGTGGCAGATAGCATTTACAGGGACTCCCTTCTGCAAATATTCTCCGAAGAATGGGAAAAATATCCCCCGGCGTTCATCCGCTCTATCGATATAAAAAATGTCTACTTCGTAAGAAACCTGCAAGTGTACGGTCAAACCCGGTACGCGATGCCCGATGGGGCTTCCAATGATTTATATTACAACACCGATTATGTAGGCATCCGCAAGGAAAGCTACCTAAGGCATTCCTTGCACCACGAGTTATACCACCTCATAGAAAAACAATTCTTCGGTGATTTTTACTACGTGGATGCCACCTGGGCTTCTTTTAACCCTCCCCTTTTCAGCTATAGCACTGGTGGCGCCGATGCTTATGCTAAGCAGCAATTCTCAAAACAGGTGCATCCCTACAAAGGTTTTGTATCCGGCTACGCGACCAGCGGCTTGGAAGAAGATAAGGCGGAAGTATTTGCTTACATGATGACCGGCAACCAGTTCTTACAATTATTGAGATGGAGCCAAGACGATATCATACTGGCGCAAAAGATGGCCTATATGATGGGGTTTACCAGGGGCATATGCCGGGAAATGGACATGGAATATTTTTTAAAAATCCATGAAATAAAAACCAAACAAGTATCACAGCCTTTACTTCCAAATGACATTTATTAA
- a CDS encoding RagB/SusD family nutrient uptake outer membrane protein, protein MKINHRIILVFAYILLGSSCSKDFLNEIKPENGDVTEDVVFSSKEGAESAITGMLDIFREENYNGYPNTGNLTNRGLQTTMFLFEVRANDVFDAYYSWWRAEGSWEESGYGRIQTGTRTKQIWDMFYKVINNANVIIKRVPDLTDVAPEQKEAFIAEAKAARAYAYFWLARVYQFTYAKDPQAKAIPIYMEPTTSATIGNPRSTLQEVYDLILEDLLYAVDKLPTDRTGKFRINKNVASGILAEVYQELAPGNAAYWEKVSTYAHAAREGFPLTSNAEYNSGFNSVSNSGWIWAFPVPDEQSLSYYSQFSYMDPYYGYYRNIAINTSFVNLFSATDIRKSRFLYWGDVAGYPALVYQTTKYTSRSTSAIQGDILLMRSAEMLLAEAEALAQQDELQGAIDLLFELQGLRDPNATKLAANTPKQDIIDAILLERRKELYAENGMSYFDLKRYQKDLVRNGNHPYPITVPNDDKRWVFQIPLAEIDANPNINPGDQNP, encoded by the coding sequence ATGAAAATAAATCACCGGATAATACTTGTATTTGCATACATCCTTTTGGGATCGTCATGCAGCAAGGATTTCTTGAACGAAATCAAACCTGAAAACGGGGATGTTACGGAAGATGTCGTTTTCTCCAGTAAAGAAGGCGCCGAAAGCGCCATTACAGGCATGCTGGATATTTTCCGTGAAGAAAACTACAATGGATATCCAAACACCGGTAACCTGACGAACCGGGGCTTACAAACAACCATGTTCCTTTTCGAAGTACGTGCCAATGATGTTTTTGATGCGTATTATAGTTGGTGGCGGGCGGAAGGATCTTGGGAAGAGTCCGGCTACGGCCGCATCCAAACCGGTACCAGGACCAAGCAAATTTGGGATATGTTTTACAAGGTAATCAACAACGCTAACGTAATCATTAAGCGTGTTCCAGATTTAACGGACGTCGCGCCCGAACAGAAAGAAGCCTTTATCGCGGAAGCGAAGGCCGCCAGGGCATATGCTTATTTCTGGCTAGCCAGGGTATACCAGTTTACCTACGCTAAAGATCCCCAGGCTAAAGCGATCCCTATTTACATGGAACCGACAACAAGTGCTACCATAGGCAATCCGCGCAGTACATTACAAGAAGTGTATGATTTGATCCTGGAAGATTTGCTGTACGCGGTTGATAAATTACCAACAGATCGTACCGGGAAATTCAGGATCAATAAAAATGTTGCCAGCGGCATTCTTGCTGAAGTTTACCAGGAACTCGCACCCGGCAATGCCGCTTACTGGGAAAAAGTTAGCACTTATGCGCATGCTGCCAGGGAAGGTTTCCCTTTGACCTCTAACGCTGAATATAACTCCGGCTTCAACAGCGTTTCCAATAGCGGTTGGATCTGGGCGTTCCCGGTTCCGGATGAACAAAGTTTAAGTTATTATTCACAGTTCAGTTACATGGATCCATATTATGGTTATTATAGAAATATAGCTATCAATACAAGTTTCGTGAACCTGTTCAGCGCTACCGATATCCGTAAGAGCCGTTTCCTGTATTGGGGCGATGTAGCAGGTTACCCTGCCCTCGTTTACCAGACAACGAAATATACTTCACGTTCCACGAGCGCTATTCAAGGAGATATTTTATTGATGCGTTCCGCGGAGATGTTGTTGGCTGAAGCGGAAGCCTTAGCGCAACAGGATGAGCTCCAAGGAGCCATTGACCTGCTATTCGAGTTACAGGGCTTAAGGGATCCCAATGCAACGAAACTGGCCGCCAACACTCCTAAGCAGGATATCATCGATGCCATTTTACTGGAAAGAAGAAAAGAATTGTATGCAGAAAACGGCATGTCGTATTTCGACTTAAAACGTTATCAAAAAGACCTGGTAAGAAACGGCAACCACCCTTACCCGATCACGGTGCCTAATGATGATAAACGTTGGGTATTTCAAATTCCTTTGGCTGAAATAGATGCCAATCCTAATATTAACCCGGGAGATCAAAACCCGTAA
- a CDS encoding 5' nucleotidase, NT5C type, translated as MEHMPSIAIDMDETIADPIKKVRELYYQDFGTRYSEEEMHGKSFSQVVPGHHKPKITEYLNRPGFFRDLDIFPDAQQVIEALNKKYRVYIVSAAMEFPNSLLDKVQWLQEYLPFLNWKQYCLCGDKSVVQTDFMIDDLTRNFVNFKGKAYLYHGHHNVHVEGYERVMDWADVANKLL; from the coding sequence ATGGAACATATGCCCTCTATTGCCATAGACATGGACGAAACCATTGCAGATCCGATTAAAAAAGTTAGGGAACTGTATTATCAGGATTTTGGCACCCGCTATTCAGAAGAGGAAATGCACGGCAAATCATTTAGCCAGGTAGTACCCGGGCACCATAAACCTAAAATCACGGAATATTTAAACAGGCCGGGTTTTTTCAGGGATTTGGATATTTTCCCCGACGCGCAGCAAGTAATCGAAGCGTTGAATAAAAAGTACCGCGTGTACATCGTTTCCGCCGCTATGGAGTTTCCAAATTCCCTGCTGGATAAAGTACAATGGCTACAGGAATACTTACCCTTTTTGAACTGGAAACAATATTGTTTATGCGGCGACAAGAGCGTGGTGCAAACCGATTTTATGATCGATGATCTCACGCGGAATTTCGTAAATTTTAAAGGCAAAGCATACTTGTACCACGGTCACCACAACGTGCATGTTGAAGGATATGAGCGGGTGATGGATTGGGCTGATGTAGCGAATAAATTGTTGTAA
- a CDS encoding SusC/RagA family TonB-linked outer membrane protein, translating into MKKLLLLFLCFAFINQISAQNRSVKGTVTDENGQPIANASIGVKGTTLGAFSSEKGEFSLEIPTTAKVIVVSFLGYTTREIQLTGESSYQVQLQPSSQNLEGVVVTAYGTTNRKAFTGTATTITNEKFKDLQISTITGALQGNASGVLSVTSTGQPGENPTIRIRGIGSFNASNEPLILVDGAPYSGSINNINPADVESITVLKDASATAIYGSRAANGILQIVTKKGKGKTRFSFSGISGYSKRAVKEYEKISPAQMYELTWETLKNDAIADPSLLTQNSVASPEEYATKVVAPRLRYNPFDVAQPVGMDGKLVDNAKLLYHDDWIDELTRTGVRNDYNFNISGSDPANTISYFLSGGYLHDQGIIIESDFKRYTGRARVDIKPTTWLKSGVNINLAYSNQNYPYQGSGGGSDVLSFARRIGPIYPVYLRDRTTGDYLLDGNGNKIFDFGNNSAELGILRPAAETRLYVPGQNPAATTTLNPITNERLTANGILYGEVQLLKELSFLSQYAINYNQIDANLFWNPFYGDGTTSGGYSYRGITNLYAQNFTNTFTFKKSFGNIHYLNIVAGMEAVKNRSEITTASTTGFTSTYSTQPSYGTVQSSSGTLDQSRMLGFFGRLNYDVAEKYHLSLSLRRDGTTRFADSSRWGTFYAVGGAWNLDKEAFMKSAEFLSDLKLKASYGTQGNQFLPGSFPYLGVYQSGWNIGSASGVIVNSVNNGYLTWEKQQQLDLGVEFGFWEDRLTGSVVYFRRTSDALLFDRPLAPSSGINDVSDNVGGVENNGIEVELNSLNIKKKNFEWRTSFNITKLKNKITQPAPGTTQEKGGSWYYWYLPEYAGVDASDGLPTWYMDDPDNEGKKITTKDYNLATRYHVGSRLPDYTGGITNTFRYKDFDLTILASFALGGKMYDGDYAGLMGAFNSGTALGSNASIDILNRWQSVDNPGDGQTPKLTTAAINATASSTRFLYNLDYMRIRNITLGYRLPQHLLRQFHLENARFFVDLQNPFTFFGGPKGTDPEAGGLNAQSGSNNTTTNKTLAIGINIGL; encoded by the coding sequence ATGAAGAAACTACTACTTCTATTCTTGTGCTTTGCATTTATCAACCAAATTTCTGCACAAAACCGGTCGGTCAAGGGGACTGTAACCGATGAAAACGGCCAACCTATTGCCAATGCTTCAATAGGCGTCAAAGGCACCACGCTTGGGGCCTTCTCTTCAGAGAAAGGTGAATTCAGCCTAGAAATTCCTACAACGGCCAAAGTAATCGTGGTATCATTCCTCGGTTATACCACGCGGGAAATTCAACTTACCGGCGAATCCTCCTACCAAGTACAATTGCAGCCAAGTTCTCAAAACCTTGAAGGCGTGGTCGTAACCGCTTACGGTACAACCAACCGGAAAGCGTTTACAGGGACTGCTACCACTATCACGAACGAGAAATTCAAGGACCTGCAAATCTCGACCATCACCGGAGCATTACAAGGGAATGCCAGCGGTGTATTATCCGTCACCAGCACCGGGCAACCGGGGGAAAATCCTACTATCAGGATACGGGGTATCGGGTCATTCAACGCTTCCAATGAACCGCTGATCCTGGTAGATGGCGCACCTTATTCGGGTAGCATCAACAATATCAACCCGGCTGATGTAGAATCGATCACCGTATTGAAAGATGCCTCCGCAACGGCCATCTATGGCTCCAGGGCGGCTAACGGCATACTCCAAATCGTTACTAAAAAAGGTAAAGGCAAAACTCGCTTTTCCTTCTCCGGCATTTCAGGTTATTCAAAAAGGGCGGTTAAAGAATATGAAAAAATCAGCCCCGCTCAAATGTATGAACTCACCTGGGAAACACTTAAGAACGATGCCATTGCCGACCCTAGTTTGCTGACGCAAAACAGTGTTGCCAGCCCGGAAGAATATGCCACGAAAGTTGTTGCGCCGAGGTTACGCTACAACCCCTTCGATGTTGCACAACCGGTAGGCATGGATGGCAAACTGGTTGACAACGCGAAACTGTTGTACCACGATGATTGGATCGATGAGTTGACCCGCACCGGTGTAAGGAATGATTACAATTTCAATATCTCCGGTTCTGATCCAGCTAATACGATCAGCTATTTCCTAAGCGGTGGCTACTTACATGACCAGGGAATTATCATCGAGTCAGATTTCAAACGTTACACCGGAAGGGCGCGCGTAGACATCAAACCTACCACCTGGTTAAAGTCCGGGGTTAATATTAACTTGGCCTACTCTAATCAAAACTATCCTTACCAGGGTAGCGGTGGAGGATCGGATGTACTCTCATTTGCCAGGAGGATCGGCCCCATTTACCCGGTTTACCTCAGGGATCGTACCACGGGAGATTATCTACTTGATGGCAACGGCAATAAAATCTTTGACTTCGGTAATAACAGTGCTGAATTGGGCATATTAAGACCTGCGGCTGAAACCAGGTTATACGTACCGGGGCAAAATCCGGCTGCCACTACCACCCTCAATCCCATTACGAATGAGAGGCTGACTGCGAACGGAATACTGTATGGCGAAGTTCAGCTACTGAAAGAGTTAAGTTTTTTATCGCAATACGCTATCAATTATAACCAGATAGATGCTAACCTATTCTGGAACCCTTTTTATGGGGATGGAACAACTTCCGGCGGGTATAGTTACAGGGGCATTACCAATCTTTATGCTCAAAATTTCACCAATACCTTTACATTCAAAAAATCATTCGGCAACATCCATTACCTCAACATTGTAGCAGGTATGGAAGCTGTAAAGAACCGCAGTGAAATTACAACGGCATCAACAACAGGTTTTACTTCTACCTATAGCACACAACCAAGTTACGGTACCGTGCAAAGTTCATCGGGCACATTAGATCAATCCAGGATGCTCGGTTTCTTCGGCAGGTTAAACTATGATGTTGCGGAAAAATACCACCTATCATTATCCCTGCGCCGTGACGGAACAACCCGCTTTGCTGACAGCTCCCGTTGGGGTACCTTCTACGCGGTAGGTGGCGCATGGAACCTTGATAAAGAAGCGTTCATGAAGTCGGCTGAATTTTTAAGTGATTTAAAACTGAAAGCGAGTTACGGAACTCAAGGTAACCAGTTCTTGCCGGGCAGTTTTCCTTACCTGGGAGTCTATCAATCCGGTTGGAACATCGGCAGCGCTAGCGGCGTGATCGTAAATTCTGTAAACAATGGATACCTCACCTGGGAAAAACAACAACAACTCGACCTGGGTGTTGAATTCGGTTTCTGGGAAGATCGTTTGACAGGTTCCGTGGTATATTTCCGTAGAACATCTGATGCCCTGTTATTTGATCGTCCGCTGGCGCCATCGTCCGGCATCAACGATGTAAGCGATAACGTCGGTGGGGTTGAAAACAACGGCATAGAAGTAGAATTGAACAGCCTGAATATTAAAAAGAAAAATTTTGAATGGCGTACTTCTTTCAATATCACGAAATTGAAAAACAAGATTACGCAACCTGCGCCGGGAACAACACAGGAAAAAGGCGGTAGCTGGTATTATTGGTACTTACCGGAATATGCCGGCGTTGATGCTTCCGATGGTTTACCCACCTGGTATATGGACGACCCCGACAACGAGGGCAAAAAAATCACCACCAAAGATTATAACCTCGCAACACGCTACCATGTTGGGAGCAGGTTACCGGATTATACCGGCGGTATTACCAACACGTTCCGGTACAAGGATTTTGACCTGACGATCTTAGCTTCATTCGCCTTAGGCGGAAAAATGTATGATGGCGATTACGCGGGACTCATGGGAGCCTTCAATTCGGGAACAGCGCTGGGTAGTAATGCCAGCATCGACATCTTGAACAGGTGGCAAAGTGTTGATAATCCCGGCGACGGCCAAACACCAAAATTAACCACCGCCGCGATTAATGCAACGGCAAGCTCCACGAGATTCCTGTATAATCTCGATTACATGAGGATCAGGAATATCACTTTAGGTTACAGGTTACCGCAACATTTATTGAGGCAATTCCATCTTGAAAACGCGCGTTTCTTCGTGGACCTTCAAAACCCATTCACATTTTTCGGCGGACCCAAAGGTACCGATCCCGAAGCCGGGGGATTAAACGCACAGAGTGGTAGCAACAACACGACTACCAACAAAACATTAGCGATCGGTATCAACATCGGTTTATAA